A window of Hordeum vulgare subsp. vulgare chromosome 5H, MorexV3_pseudomolecules_assembly, whole genome shotgun sequence genomic DNA:
GCAATCACccacataaaagtaaagttaGAATCTGGATTATCACAGATGCCAACAGAAACCTATTGTTTGCCAATGTTGCTCCCCCATTGGTGTTCGTACGGCAGTCTTATTTCAAATGGATAATAATTGTGAAGGTTATACAAGGTGCAGATCATTAAAGAGTTGCAAATGGCATACAATGATTTCGAAAGAAACATCACTGAGTAACCTGTGAGTGAATTTTTTTAATAGTCCATTGTGTTCCAATTAATCGCCATATGTTATGGTCAAAGTGTTGGTAAACTGAAACAGTTTACGACTGGTGACTACATTATGAATTTATGATGCAAGTCAGGCCTAACCAGATAATGCCAGTAAAGAAAGTCAGCAGGCCTATTCATAACTGATATATTTAACTGTACTTCTCAAGTCAAGTGAGACAGAAATTGGCCCAGGTCCAGAACTGACAGTGGACATGAAGTAATGTCAGGGCAACCGTGCCTAACATCACATTCTGTACAGATGCAGAAAAAATCAAATGAGACTAATATTTACAAAGTCAGGCAAAAGGCAGATCTTATTCTCTGGAATGACTAATGAATAATTCACACAAAGGCTTAAATATTCATCATTTAGGCTCCAAACAATAAAATAAAACTCTTAAGTTGACTTAAAAACACAAGCTCACTATGCAGCTTTAAGAAAAGCAATACAAAATCATCAATTTATGCATCTACCCAACAGCAAATAAACGTTCAAGAAGCACGTACCAATTGATCTGCAGCGGGTCTGGTGAAGGAAACATTTTGAGCCTCCTTCTAACAGAATATGACATTGATTGACAATAGAAGTAAGAAGAAAACTGTAGCTAACTAAGTCCATTACCCATCTCATCGGTTTTGGAACTCTTATGCTGCCATAGATAAGTCATGTTAACAGACCAACAAAATGTGCTGCAAGGAAATTTGTTGTACCAGGAAGCAAATAATAATTGTATATCACCTTGCTTTTTTTGTGCTTATGCACATCTGCCGAATCCTCCGTCCCCTCATGCTTCCTCTTCTGAACAATTTGCGGACATATAAAGTATAGCTAAGTGATGAGTAAGACTTGGAGATACTGAAGTTTTAAACATAGAGAAAATGCAGCTACCTTCTCATGATGCTTATCCTTTTTCTTATCCTTGTCCTTGTCTTTCTCTTTAGACCGATCCTTATGTCGATGTTTGTGCTTCTTATGCTCCCTGTCTTTATCTTTGTCTTTGTGCTTTTTATGTtttttctctttgtccttcgactCACTTTTCGGTTTGCCCGAAATAGTAGGTATACCTTTTTCAGCCTGTTGATTGGTTTGATTGTTAAGTGTATCTGTGTATGATAGGAAAATGCAATAACGCCATAAAGCAAGTGGGATGGCAGAAATGATCTTACAGAGGGTAAATCTACTGGAGCAGTTTCTCGAAGCTGAAATGCTTGCCCCAGTGTTTCCATGTCAAAGGGCTGAATATAAGCAGGCTTATCCCTTAAGTATGCATTCTGAACGAGTTGATCTAGCTCCATTCCTTCTCCTTTCCGAATTTCAGTGTCCCCCACAACATTGTGAAGGTAATGTGTATCTGAGATTGCAAGTGGTAAAGGCCTCTTGCAAAAGAAATCATGGTGCGGCTGCAATTTGTACTGACTTATTAAATCAACAGCACCAGTGAGCTCCCTAGGTCCTGAAATAGGAAGAGTCATATTATGGACTACCAGCATTGCATACAACCAAGGCAatttggagaaggatgcacatcaagAACCATGTCAAGAAAATGCACTCATACATATACTAGTACAGTGGGCACTTATTTCGCTGGTAGGGTCCAATAAAGTACCTTATCATGGGGCACAACAGACAATGTGGTTGTTCAACATATAGACAAAAAAAATGTCAACATGAGGAAATTTTGGCAATTCCAGAGATGCTGCAAGCTTACGGTAATGTAGAACAAAGATTGACTGCCCAAGTTTGAAGATGAAATCTATATTTCTTGTGCAATATTTTGCTGATGGCTACAAGATAACAATCATAACTACAGTAATAGAGAAGTACTCCAtccgtcccacaatataagacgtttttgcaaGCTATGTTAGGTtacaaaaacgtcttatattatgAGACGGAGGGGGTACTTCTGTATACAAATCGA
This region includes:
- the LOC123395610 gene encoding probable mediator of RNA polymerase II transcription subunit 19b isoform X2, producing the protein MDSDDKKFGKGPRELTGAVDLISQYKLQPHHDFFCKRPLPLAISDTHYLHNVVGDTEIRKGEGMELDQLVQNAYLRDKPAYIQPFDMETLGQAFQLRETAPVDLPSAEKGIPTISGKPKSESKDKEKKHKKHKDKDKDREHKKHKHRHKDRSKEKDKDKDKKKDKHHEKKRKHEGTEDSADVHKHKKSKHKSSKTDEMGNGLS
- the LOC123395610 gene encoding probable mediator of RNA polymerase II transcription subunit 19b isoform X1: MDSDDKKFGKGPRELTGAVDLISQYKLQPHHDFFCKRPLPLAISDTHYLHNVVGDTEIRKGEGMELDQLVQNAYLRDKPAYIQPFDMETLGQAFQLRETAPVDLPSAEKGIPTISGKPKSESKDKEKKHKKHKDKDKDREHKKHKHRHKDRSKEKDKDKDKKKDKHHEKKRKHEGTEDSADVHKHKKSKVIYNYYLLPGTTNFLAAHFVGLLT